A single Microbaculum marinisediminis DNA region contains:
- a CDS encoding 4-(cytidine 5'-diphospho)-2-C-methyl-D-erythritol kinase — translation MSRSPIGQRSSFAATTAEAGRSGTVANAIAEQAPAKVNLALAVTGRRRDGYHLIDTLAVFADIGDRLSLAPAAGLSLDVTGPFSGDLSDPGDNLVLRAATMLRDAAFEPETAPGAQVRLEKHLPVASGIGGGSADAAAALRGLNSLWRLDWTEEDLAGLGVRLGADIPMCLTGRPLRATGIGEDIAPLRDFPALHLVLVNPGVAVSTAEVFAGCTGRFSGDLPDPSGISDLDSALVWLGDTANDLEGPAIRIAPVVDAVLNALRAGEGCLLARMSGSGATCFGIYRDDGAARAAAESIRAARPHWWAVATKTGGGSSTSG, via the coding sequence TTGTCGAGAAGCCCGATCGGGCAGCGATCGAGCTTCGCCGCAACGACGGCTGAGGCCGGGCGTTCCGGTACGGTGGCGAACGCGATTGCCGAGCAGGCGCCCGCCAAGGTCAACCTCGCGCTGGCGGTGACCGGCCGAAGGCGTGACGGCTATCACCTCATCGACACGCTGGCGGTGTTCGCCGACATCGGCGACCGGCTGTCGCTCGCGCCCGCCGCCGGGCTGTCGCTCGACGTGACCGGCCCCTTTTCCGGAGACCTGTCGGACCCTGGGGACAATCTCGTTCTGCGTGCGGCGACGATGCTGCGCGACGCCGCGTTCGAACCGGAGACCGCGCCCGGCGCTCAGGTGCGCCTCGAAAAGCATCTGCCGGTCGCCTCCGGTATCGGCGGGGGATCTGCCGACGCCGCGGCCGCGTTGCGCGGGCTGAACAGCCTGTGGCGCCTCGACTGGACCGAAGAGGACCTCGCCGGTCTCGGCGTGCGGCTTGGCGCCGATATCCCCATGTGTCTGACCGGCCGGCCGCTGCGGGCAACCGGCATTGGCGAGGATATTGCGCCGTTGCGTGACTTTCCGGCGCTCCATCTCGTTCTGGTCAACCCCGGTGTCGCCGTCTCGACGGCCGAGGTGTTCGCCGGCTGTACCGGTCGATTTTCGGGCGATCTGCCCGACCCGTCCGGTATTTCCGATCTGGACTCGGCGCTGGTTTGGCTCGGGGATACGGCCAACGATCTCGAAGGCCCGGCGATCCGGATTGCCCCGGTTGTTGATGCGGTGCTGAACGCGCTCCGTGCCGGCGAGGGCTGCCTGCTGGCGCGGATGTCGGGCTCCGGCGCCACCTGTTTCGGTATCTATCGCGACGACGGCGCCGCGCGCGCCGCGGCAGAATCGATTCGCGCCGCGCGACCGCACTGGTGGGCGGTCGCCACGAAAACGGGTGGCGGCTCTAGTACGTCCGGCTGA
- a CDS encoding tetratricopeptide repeat protein, producing the protein MIVNGFHVPRRTRNVRRSRVGAVFAALAFLVPALASTPSRAESKVDDIEVHSLAGSYLAGRIAGGMRDSASAARFFSLALEADPDNLALLDRSFALSLVDGDFEHAMATAAHIVKLDPTHRVAQLALAVDALRGRQYAVAQRHLDQAGNGPLAELTVALLRAWSEAGLGDIEQALDTIASLSGPEWYEVFKPYHSGLVASVGGDENASGAYFEEAYSADTDAIRITQAWSRHLAKVGRTEEALEVLAKFESVVPNHPLINAARADIEAGRVPAPIVKTAQEGAAEVLYGIGSALGSENGEEYAAVYLRLGLYLAPLKPLATLSLADYYEKVGDSPKAIDVYASIPEGSPLRANANIHRALNLDDLDRTDEAIAVLDEVIVAHPEDVEAIIALGNILRGRERFSEAADVYTRAIDRIGAAEPRDWALFYFRGMCYERAQRWPLAELDLQKALELNPEQPHVLNYLGYSWVDQGLHLDDALDMISRAVELRPNDGYIVDSLGWAYYRLGRYEDAVRELERAVELKSEDPIINDHLGDAYWKVGRKREATFQWSHARDLDPEPDDLAKILEKLESGLVEKPDRAAIELRRNDG; encoded by the coding sequence TTGATTGTCAACGGCTTCCACGTACCGCGCCGGACGAGGAATGTCCGGCGTTCGCGGGTTGGTGCGGTTTTCGCCGCGCTCGCCTTTCTCGTGCCGGCACTTGCTTCGACGCCATCGCGCGCCGAGTCGAAGGTCGACGATATCGAGGTGCATTCGCTGGCCGGCAGCTATCTGGCCGGCCGGATAGCCGGCGGCATGCGCGATTCCGCCTCCGCCGCCCGTTTCTTCAGCCTCGCCCTGGAAGCCGATCCCGACAACCTGGCGCTGCTCGACCGCAGTTTCGCCCTGTCGCTGGTGGACGGCGACTTCGAGCACGCGATGGCGACCGCGGCCCATATCGTCAAGCTCGACCCGACCCACCGGGTGGCGCAGCTGGCGCTGGCCGTCGACGCGCTGCGCGGCCGCCAGTACGCGGTGGCCCAGCGCCATCTCGATCAGGCCGGCAACGGTCCGCTTGCCGAACTGACCGTGGCGCTCCTGCGGGCCTGGAGCGAGGCGGGCCTGGGCGATATCGAGCAGGCGCTCGACACCATCGCCTCGCTGTCGGGGCCCGAATGGTACGAGGTGTTCAAGCCATACCACTCCGGTCTGGTGGCCTCGGTCGGCGGTGACGAAAATGCCTCCGGCGCCTATTTCGAGGAAGCCTATTCCGCCGATACCGATGCGATCCGCATCACCCAGGCCTGGTCCCGCCATCTTGCCAAGGTGGGCCGGACCGAGGAGGCGCTCGAGGTCCTGGCGAAGTTCGAGAGCGTGGTTCCCAATCATCCGCTGATCAATGCCGCCCGCGCGGACATCGAGGCGGGCCGGGTGCCGGCGCCGATCGTCAAGACGGCGCAGGAAGGCGCCGCCGAGGTGCTGTACGGCATCGGCTCGGCGCTGGGCAGCGAGAATGGCGAGGAATATGCGGCCGTCTATCTGCGGCTCGGCCTCTATCTGGCGCCGCTGAAGCCACTGGCGACCCTGTCGCTGGCCGACTATTACGAGAAGGTCGGCGATTCGCCGAAGGCGATCGATGTCTATGCGTCGATCCCCGAGGGGTCGCCGCTGCGCGCCAACGCCAACATCCATCGCGCCCTCAATCTCGACGATCTGGATCGCACCGACGAGGCGATCGCCGTTCTCGACGAGGTCATCGTCGCCCATCCCGAGGACGTCGAGGCGATCATCGCGCTCGGCAATATCCTGCGCGGGCGTGAGCGGTTCTCCGAGGCTGCCGATGTCTACACGCGGGCCATCGATCGCATCGGCGCGGCCGAGCCGCGCGACTGGGCGCTCTTCTACTTCCGCGGCATGTGCTACGAGCGCGCCCAGCGCTGGCCGCTGGCCGAACTGGACCTGCAGAAGGCGCTGGAGCTTAATCCCGAGCAGCCGCATGTCCTGAACTATCTCGGCTATTCCTGGGTCGACCAGGGCCTGCATCTCGACGATGCACTCGACATGATTTCCCGCGCCGTCGAGCTGCGCCCCAACGACGGTTACATCGTCGACAGCCTCGGCTGGGCCTACTACCGGCTCGGCCGGTACGAGGATGCCGTGCGCGAGCTGGAGCGGGCCGTCGAGCTGAAGTCCGAGGACCCGATCATCAACGATCATCTCGGTGACGCTTACTGGAAGGTCGGCCGCAAGCGCGAGGCCACGTTCCAGTGGAGCCACGCCCGGGATCTCGATCCCGAGCCGGACGATCTGGCCAAGATCCTCGAGAAGCTGGAAAGCGGCCTTGTCGAGAAGCCCGATCGGGCAGCGATCGAGCTTCGCCGCAACGACGGCTGA
- a CDS encoding electron transfer flavoprotein-ubiquinone oxidoreductase has product MAEENETLPERESMEFDVVIVGAGPAGLAAAIRLKQLAAEAGGDISVVVLEKGSEVGAHILSGAVIDPVGIDRLLPGWRDEDTPIKTEVTEDRFLFLGHSGSIRLPNFMMPPLMNNHGNYIVSLGNVCRWLATKAEELGVEIYPGFAAAEVLYDDDGRVIGVATGDMGVGRDGKPKDGFMRGMALMGKYVLIGEGARGSLAKMLISKFDLDRDAEPPKFGIGLKELWEVAPEKHKPGLVQHSFGWPLDSKTGGGSFLYHLEDNQVAVGFVVHLNYANPWLAPFEEFQRFKTHPAVVDTFEGGKRLSYGARAITEGGFQSLPKLAFPGGLLMGCAAGLVNVPRIKGSHNAILSGMMAAEHVQTALAAGRANDELTDFDAALRASEIGADLKKVRNVKPLWSKLGLYGGIALGGLDMWTNTFGFSLFGTLGHGKPDSATLKPAAECPKIDYPKPDGKISFDRLSSVFLSNTNHEEDQPIHLKVGDMALQKASEHDVYAGPSYRYCPAGVYEWVEEGEDAPRFQINAQNCVHCKTCDIKDPNANINWTVPEGGGGPNYPNM; this is encoded by the coding sequence ATGGCTGAAGAGAACGAGACCCTGCCCGAACGGGAGTCCATGGAATTCGATGTCGTTATCGTCGGCGCCGGCCCTGCTGGCCTGGCCGCGGCGATCCGGCTGAAACAGCTCGCCGCCGAGGCCGGCGGCGACATTTCCGTGGTCGTGCTCGAGAAGGGCTCGGAAGTCGGCGCTCACATCCTGTCCGGCGCGGTGATCGATCCCGTGGGCATCGACCGGCTGCTTCCCGGCTGGCGCGACGAGGATACACCGATCAAGACCGAGGTGACGGAGGACCGCTTCCTGTTCCTCGGCCATTCCGGCTCGATTCGCCTGCCCAATTTCATGATGCCGCCGCTGATGAACAATCACGGCAACTACATCGTCTCGCTCGGCAATGTCTGCCGCTGGCTGGCGACCAAGGCCGAGGAGCTCGGTGTCGAGATCTACCCGGGCTTCGCCGCCGCCGAGGTGCTCTACGACGACGATGGCAGGGTCATCGGCGTCGCCACCGGCGACATGGGCGTCGGCCGCGACGGCAAGCCCAAGGACGGCTTCATGCGCGGCATGGCGCTGATGGGCAAATACGTGCTGATCGGCGAGGGCGCGCGCGGATCGCTCGCCAAGATGCTGATTTCCAAGTTCGATCTCGACCGCGACGCCGAGCCGCCGAAATTCGGCATCGGCCTCAAGGAGCTCTGGGAGGTCGCGCCCGAAAAGCACAAGCCGGGCCTTGTCCAGCATTCCTTCGGCTGGCCGCTGGATTCGAAGACCGGGGGCGGCTCGTTCCTCTATCACCTCGAGGACAATCAGGTCGCCGTCGGCTTCGTCGTCCATCTCAACTACGCGAATCCCTGGCTGGCGCCGTTCGAGGAGTTCCAGCGCTTCAAGACGCATCCCGCCGTGGTCGACACCTTCGAGGGCGGCAAGCGGCTCTCCTACGGCGCCCGCGCCATCACCGAGGGCGGTTTCCAGTCGCTTCCCAAACTCGCCTTCCCGGGCGGGCTGCTGATGGGGTGTGCCGCCGGTCTCGTCAACGTGCCGCGCATCAAGGGCTCTCACAACGCCATCCTGTCGGGCATGATGGCGGCCGAGCACGTCCAGACGGCACTTGCCGCGGGCCGGGCAAACGACGAGCTGACGGACTTCGACGCGGCGCTGCGCGCGTCCGAAATCGGCGCGGACCTCAAAAAGGTGCGCAACGTCAAGCCGTTGTGGTCGAAACTCGGGCTCTACGGCGGTATCGCGCTCGGCGGCCTCGACATGTGGACCAACACGTTCGGCTTCTCGCTGTTCGGCACGCTGGGCCACGGCAAGCCGGATTCGGCGACGCTCAAGCCCGCCGCCGAGTGCCCGAAGATCGACTATCCCAAGCCGGACGGAAAAATCTCGTTCGACCGCCTGTCCTCGGTGTTCCTGTCGAACACCAATCACGAAGAGGACCAGCCGATCCACCTCAAGGTCGGCGACATGGCGCTGCAGAAGGCGAGCGAGCACGACGTCTATGCCGGGCCCTCCTATCGCTACTGCCCGGCTGGCGTCTACGAATGGGTCGAGGAGGGCGAGGACGCGCCGCGCTTCCAGATCAACGCGCAGAACTGCGTCCACTGCAAGACCTGCGATATCAAGGACCCGAACGCCAACATCAACTGGACCGTGCCCGAGGGTGGCGGCGGGCCGAACTATCCGAATATGTAG
- a CDS encoding uracil-DNA glycosylase has protein sequence MSEREKLNDEASRAAARSLLAWQAEAGADEAIGNHPVNRMAAKEPGPGESAANPSGAGDPGPDAGARGQSAPAGATAARTEVAAPDPVMAARTKAREARTLVDLLHILEGFEGCPLRFTAKNLCFADGNPEARVMFIGEAPGADEDIQGKPFVGRAGKLLDKMLAAIGLDRSSAYITNVVYWRPPGNRTPTPQETQICRPFIERQIELADPDFVVFLGGAAAKEMLNRSEGILKLRGKWFDFDTGKRTIKAIATLHPAYLLRQPAQKRLAWRDFLAIKKALDT, from the coding sequence GTGAGCGAACGGGAAAAACTGAACGACGAGGCTTCGCGGGCGGCCGCGCGGTCCCTGCTTGCCTGGCAGGCGGAGGCCGGCGCAGACGAGGCGATCGGCAACCATCCGGTCAACCGGATGGCGGCGAAGGAGCCGGGCCCCGGGGAATCGGCGGCAAATCCGTCGGGAGCAGGCGACCCCGGTCCCGACGCCGGCGCGCGCGGCCAGTCCGCCCCTGCCGGGGCGACGGCCGCCCGGACCGAGGTCGCCGCCCCCGATCCGGTGATGGCGGCGCGGACGAAGGCGCGCGAGGCGCGCACGCTGGTTGACCTGCTCCACATCCTCGAGGGCTTCGAGGGCTGCCCGTTGCGCTTCACCGCCAAGAACCTGTGCTTCGCCGACGGCAACCCGGAGGCGCGCGTCATGTTCATCGGCGAGGCACCCGGCGCCGACGAGGACATCCAGGGCAAGCCCTTCGTCGGCCGCGCCGGAAAGCTGCTCGACAAGATGCTGGCGGCGATCGGGCTCGACCGCTCCTCGGCCTACATCACCAACGTCGTCTACTGGCGGCCGCCGGGAAACCGCACGCCAACGCCCCAGGAGACGCAGATCTGCCGGCCGTTCATCGAACGGCAGATCGAGCTCGCCGATCCGGATTTCGTCGTGTTCCTGGGCGGCGCGGCGGCGAAGGAGATGCTGAACCGGTCGGAGGGCATCCTGAAGCTGCGCGGCAAGTGGTTCGACTTCGATACGGGCAAGCGCACGATCAAGGCGATCGCCACGCTGCATCCGGCCTATCTCCTGCGCCAGCCGGCACAGAAGCGGCTCGCCTGGCGCGATTTCCTGGCGATCAAGAAGGCGCTGGACACGTAA
- a CDS encoding DUF6152 family protein — MDRRTFLATMTGLAAATGAGPALYPDQALAHHGWGWATGEEFELTGTITSVKLGNPHGEMTVDAKGAFAGEEWVVEIGQPWRNDRAGLTEAMLAPGTEVTAHGHRSADPDARLMKAEWLMIAGVRHDLYPDRDS, encoded by the coding sequence ATGGACCGAAGAACCTTTCTGGCCACGATGACCGGTCTGGCCGCCGCGACGGGCGCCGGTCCGGCGCTTTATCCGGATCAGGCCCTGGCCCACCACGGCTGGGGCTGGGCGACCGGCGAGGAATTCGAGCTGACCGGCACCATCACGTCGGTGAAGCTCGGCAATCCGCACGGCGAGATGACGGTCGACGCCAAAGGCGCGTTCGCGGGCGAGGAATGGGTCGTCGAGATCGGCCAGCCCTGGCGCAACGATCGCGCCGGCCTGACCGAGGCGATGCTTGCGCCCGGCACCGAGGTCACCGCTCACGGGCACCGGTCCGCCGATCCCGATGCCAGGCTGATGAAGGCGGAATGGCTGATGATCGCCGGGGTCAGACACGACCTGTATCCGGATCGGGATTCGTAG